A section of the Phaseolus vulgaris cultivar G19833 chromosome 8, P. vulgaris v2.0, whole genome shotgun sequence genome encodes:
- the LOC137825120 gene encoding uncharacterized protein gives MAQVLEMMRAVQDNVTASRAEQEKMQAELAASQSRNDELNRVNEELRRTLQAQKERAVEERMSKPPSPPRAFPMPFSPEVMKTVVPPNLVGVKASFTGVEDPEAHLTAFHTQMMLSGGSDVVYYKMFMSTLSGIAMEWFVSLPEGHITSFHQFSKLFTEQYIVNRAPSMVSYDLFDVRQYQGESLKDYLNRFGAQVVRLPSKDEDMLVHAFKKGVLPGPFSESLIRSHPSTFAEIRRRAVAHIVAETEVSEKRGSAAPPKPRGGQGKQQQQARVHEAKEGKKVQGKPRPYAPRKDQGRGRARENNAPPRYDFMVEFADLVALPAIAARLRVPEKTDKVLGRKKNEWCEFHQAFGHTLHSCLALGHQLAKLVKSGFLADYLREAQGDCASEAQAGEQQHEIPVHGEVRTIAGGFSGGGWTASQRRRYARSVMAVDSVDEGHFPEVDITFKKADLQDVVPHDNDLVVIFLITTGRRVHRVLVDQGSSTDVMFWPTFNKLQLSPDQLRPYIGCLYGFAGDQVEVRGYIELRTTFTDGTIARTEKIKYLVVNAPSAYNILLGRPTLNRLGAVPSTRHMKLKLPSMEGTVITIKSDQAEARRCYENSLRQNRSICHVTSTPPPGVLEERSVVRGTHGDQEMEDATLGAPR, from the coding sequence atggcgcaggtcctggagatgatGCGTGCGGTGCAGGACAATGTCACAGCGTCGAGAGCTGAACAAGAGAAGATGCAGGCGGAGTTGGCTGCATCGCAGAGTAGGAATGATGAGCTGAATCGCGTTAATGAGGAGCTGAGAAGGACGCTACAGGCGCAGAAGGAACGCGCAGTTGAAGAAAGGATGTCGAAGCCACCATCGCCTCCGAGAGCGTTCcctatgccattctcccctgaagtCATGAAAACcgtggtgcctcccaacctggtgggagtgaaggcgtcgttcacgggggtagaagatccagaagcgcatctgacggcgttccacactcagatgatgctgtctgggggctcagatgTCGTGTACTacaagatgttcatgagtacACTGAGTGGAATCGCCATGGAATGGTTCGTGAGTCtgccagagggtcatatcacgtccttccatcagttttcgaagcttttcactgagcagtacatcgttaaCAGAGCACCTTCAATGGTGTcgtacgatctgttcgatgtaCGCCAATATCAAGGTGAGTCGCtaaaagactacctcaaccgcttcggagcacaagtggttagattgcccagcaaggacgaggatatgctggtgcatgcgtttaagaagggagtgctgcctggtcccttcagtgagtcgctcatcaggagccatcccagcacctttgcggaGATCCGGCgacgcgcggtggcgcacatagtggcagagacagaggtttctgagaaaagaggaagtgctgcaccaccgaAGCCGCGTGGAGGACAGGGGAAGCAACAGCAGCAagcgagggtgcatgaggcaaagGAGGGAAAGAAGGTGCAGGGGAAACCTCGTCCTTATGCACCCAGGAAGGACCagggcagggggcgtgcaagggagaataatgcACCCCCAAGATACGATTTCATGGTAGAGTTTGCGGATCTGGTCGCCCTTCCTGCCATAGCTGCAAGActccgagtaccagagaagacagataaggtacttgggaGGAAGAAGaacgagtggtgtgagtttcaccaagcctttggccacacactccactcctgcttggcgttgggacaccagcTGGCGAAGTTGGTAAAGTCTGGGTTCCTGGCAGATTACCTGCGGGAGGCGCAGGGTGATTGCGCATCGGAGGCCCAGGcaggagaacagcagcatgaaatCCCTGTGCACGGGGAGGTGCGAACGATTGCGGGAGGCTTCTCCGGTGGGGGGTGGACCGCATCACAAAGAAGAAGGTATGCTCGATCGGTTATGGCCGTGGACTCGGTAGACGAGGGCCATTTCCCCGAGGTAGACATCACTTTCAAGAAAGCTGATCTACAGGACGTTGTACCGCACGACAACGATCTTGTGGTCATCTTCCTCATCACAACAGGAAGgcgagtgcacagagtgctcgtagaccaagggagctcgacagacgtcatgttttggCCGACGTTCAACAAGTTGCAGCTGTCCCCCGATCAACTAAGGCCGTATATCGGGTGTCTTTACggctttgcaggggatcaggtagaggtgcgggggtacattgagctgaggacgacgttcactgatggaacaATAGCCCGCACCGAAAAGATAAAGTACTtagtggtgaacgccccttctgcgtacaacatcttgctgggaaggccaacactcaataggttgggtGCAGTGccatcgacaaggcacatgaagctgaagctgccgtcgatggaggggaccgtaataaccatcaagtcagatcaggctgaggccagacgctgttatgagaacagcctcagGCAGAATAGGAGCATATGCCATgtcacctcaacaccaccaccaggtgtgctcgaagagcgatcggtggttaggggAACGCATGGCGATCAGGAGATGGAGGATGCTACGctgggggctcccaggtag